The DNA segment TCGGTAGTCTGGTGACCCGTGTTCCTCCGTCCCGCTGGAGGGACAAAGACGAGACCGCTTTTCGAGAGGGCGTCCTTGGGCTGGTGCGGCAGTTTCAACGAGTCGAGTCGCTTCACTTTGGAGAAGGTTCACGAGCGCCCGAGAACGCTGTGCGGATTGCCCTTACCCAGAAAACGGGAGAGGAACGGGATCAGGTGTTCCACCTTAGCTCATCACAAGTAAAAGAGGCTATTGATTTAAGAAAACGATTGCAGTCTCAGATGCCGGAGGATAAAAAGCTTGCTGTTGCCGCTCTTTCCCAGCTTCTCTGGGAAATGATGGACTCCTCTTCATGAAGCCACCCGACCCTCATTTTGGTAAGGATCAGCCTGTACGCCACGTCTTGAACGTCTCAGGAGGGAAGGACAGTTCCGCCATGGCCCTGCTGATGGCGGGCCGCATTCGTGGCCTGGAACATTTTCGCCTGGACGACATGGAGTACCTGTTTTGCGACACGCAGAAGGAACTGCCTGAGACTTACGAATACCTGTCCCGCCTTGAGGCGGAACTTGGAAGCAAAATCACTTACCTCAACGCCAAGGCGGGTTTTGATCACTGGCACAAAGTATTCGGTGGCTACCTGCCCTCGCCGCAGAACCGCTGGTGTACAAAACTCCTCAAACTCAAGCCTTTCGAATCTCACGTAGGTGATGATGCGGTGATCAGTTATGTGGGCCTTCGTGCCGATGAAGATCGGATCGGATACATCAGCACCAAGCCCAATATTAAGACTCGGTATCCCCTTCGTGAGGCGGGCATCGACTACAATGGTGTCATTCGCATTCTCGAAGACAGTGGACTCGGTCTGCCGACATTTATGAAATGGGGAAGGACAAACTCCGGATGCACCTTTTGTTTCTTCCAAACACCGTACGAATGGCTCCGCCTGCAGGAAACTTATCCGGACAAGTTCAAAGAAGCAATGGAGTATGAAACTATAGATCCATCCAACCCAAATAAGCAGTTCACATGGATGTCTGAAGGCCCGCTTGAATCATTGCTCGATGAAACCACGCGAGAGAAAATCCTAACAGGTGGCATTCGAGCCAAAACAAAATCCACCGACAAGTCCCTTGTCAGCGTCTTCACTGGAGCCTCGGTGAAGGTTAATGAGGCTTGCTTACTGTGTCAAAAATGAAAACAGAAGTTCAAACATGGACTGTGGGTCAGCTGGTTGCAGCAGCGCCGCACATCGAATTGAATCCCGCTTACCAACGGGGGCCAGCTTGGCGTGACGACAAAAAAGCACTGCTGATTGACTCAGTTTTTAGATCCTATGACTTGCCAAAAATCTATTTGGCTAAAATCGGAAGTGCTCAAAGCCAAAAGTTTGAAGTAATTGATGGCCAGCAACGAGTGCGAGCTATTTTTGAGTTCGCGGATAATCTCTTCTCAGTGCCGTCAGATTCAATCAACGGAAATTCTGATTCTGAATACACCAATTACAAGGATCTATCTGAAAAAGCTAAGGAGTCATTTAATAGTTTTGGTCTAACTGTAACAATTCTTTCGGATGCATCTCCAACGTTCAAGAGGACTTTATTTGAGCGTTTGCAGCTAGGTGAACGCTTAAACTCAGCCGAGCTGCGCAATGCGCTTCCAAGCTCGACGCCTACAGATTTGCGCTCATTTGCGACAACCCACTCTTTTTTCGATAACGCTGGTATCAGCAACGTCCGCTACAAGCGCGAAGATTACTTAACACACGTTTTCGCGTATCTGCACTTTTCTCGGAAAAATCTTTTAAAGGATATCAAGGCTCCATCTCTGCGAAAGTATGTGCTAGAATCACAACATGGTGTTGATCGCGCAGACCAAAAGCGGATTGATGCAATCCTGACCTTCTTGCAGGCGGTCGTCAAATGCAGGCAAAAGACACTGAGAAACAAATGGTCCTTTGTGGATGCGGTGATCTACTGTTCTCATCATGGAACTGAAAAACTGCGCCCCAAGGCTTTTGCCGAAGTTCTCGGCAAGATTGAGGATTGGCGGAAGGAATACTCCAAACGCCCGGAGATGCTTATGGAAACAACATGCCGAGTGCCTAACAAACGTCTTCTCTACCAATACATCAAAGCTTATCAAACAGGAGCTGCTCTAAAGGAAAGCTTGGATTCTCGTCTTCAGTATTTAGTAGCAACTATCATCCAATGAGCCAAAAGCATGTCAGACAAAGAGCTCTAGATGAGCTGGGTGCCGCTTTCAAAAATGGCAGGGCGAGCTTGTTTGTGGGGGCGGGTATTTCAGCGATAAGCGGATTGCCATCATGGTCCGGTTTGCTGGATGAGCTCATCGTTGAGCTGAAAGGGCAGCCAGGAGTGTCCACAAGGTTGATAGCTGACGCAAGGAAGCTTCTGAAAGATAGGAGTAAGTGGCTTACCCTTGCGCAACTATTGAGAAACGAACTCGGCAAAAAGTTTAATGAGTTTGTTGGCCGCAGATTTGCTGACTCCAAGATTAAACCCAATGAAGTTCACGATTTGATCGTGGACCTTCCATGGAGTGCTATTGTCACCACTAATTATGATCGCTTAATTGAACGCGCATTTGCTCGCAAGCTTGGAGATCAGGGAGATATACCCGTTTTGACATACGCTAGTCCAGGAGGTATAGCCTCAAACTATCGAAGAGGGGAGAAGTTTATTGTCAAAGCACATGGCGATGCGAAGATGAAGCCCGAGTCAGTAGTATTGACCGAATCTGATTACCGCAATTTGGTGCATCGAGAAATAGGTTATCAAGCAGTATTGCAAGCTCTTTTTACAACCAATTCATTTTTGTTCATTGGGTGCTCGCTAGCAGATCCGGACCTGAGAATGATGCTGACTTTTCTCCATAGTGCTTTCCACGGGGATACGGCAACACACTACGCGCTTATTCCATCTGATGAACGTTTGGATGCTGAGGACAAGGTGCTGTTTCACGACTTCTCTATTCATGTGATTCCCGTAGATAAAAGAAAAAGAACGGAAGAAATCACAAATTTCTTGGAAGATTTAAAAAAGGCCTGTTCAAAGTGAAACTAAAAGTTCTTTTCGACACTCTTGTCAACGTGGATGCGGAAGCAAACATTTGCTTTGCACTACCAGAAGTGGGTTGAGAGCAGGCTGAGCCCATTCACTGCGCAGCGGAGCAACTCATGGCATCGC comes from the Prosthecobacter sp. SYSU 5D2 genome and includes:
- a CDS encoding phosphoadenosine phosphosulfate reductase family protein — translated: MKPPDPHFGKDQPVRHVLNVSGGKDSSAMALLMAGRIRGLEHFRLDDMEYLFCDTQKELPETYEYLSRLEAELGSKITYLNAKAGFDHWHKVFGGYLPSPQNRWCTKLLKLKPFESHVGDDAVISYVGLRADEDRIGYISTKPNIKTRYPLREAGIDYNGVIRILEDSGLGLPTFMKWGRTNSGCTFCFFQTPYEWLRLQETYPDKFKEAMEYETIDPSNPNKQFTWMSEGPLESLLDETTREKILTGGIRAKTKSTDKSLVSVFTGASVKVNEACLLCQK
- a CDS encoding DUF262 domain-containing protein; translated protein: MKTEVQTWTVGQLVAAAPHIELNPAYQRGPAWRDDKKALLIDSVFRSYDLPKIYLAKIGSAQSQKFEVIDGQQRVRAIFEFADNLFSVPSDSINGNSDSEYTNYKDLSEKAKESFNSFGLTVTILSDASPTFKRTLFERLQLGERLNSAELRNALPSSTPTDLRSFATTHSFFDNAGISNVRYKREDYLTHVFAYLHFSRKNLLKDIKAPSLRKYVLESQHGVDRADQKRIDAILTFLQAVVKCRQKTLRNKWSFVDAVIYCSHHGTEKLRPKAFAEVLGKIEDWRKEYSKRPEMLMETTCRVPNKRLLYQYIKAYQTGAALKESLDSRLQYLVATIIQ
- a CDS encoding SIR2 family protein; translation: MSQKHVRQRALDELGAAFKNGRASLFVGAGISAISGLPSWSGLLDELIVELKGQPGVSTRLIADARKLLKDRSKWLTLAQLLRNELGKKFNEFVGRRFADSKIKPNEVHDLIVDLPWSAIVTTNYDRLIERAFARKLGDQGDIPVLTYASPGGIASNYRRGEKFIVKAHGDAKMKPESVVLTESDYRNLVHREIGYQAVLQALFTTNSFLFIGCSLADPDLRMMLTFLHSAFHGDTATHYALIPSDERLDAEDKVLFHDFSIHVIPVDKRKRTEEITNFLEDLKKACSK